One window of the Manihot esculenta cultivar AM560-2 chromosome 14, M.esculenta_v8, whole genome shotgun sequence genome contains the following:
- the LOC110631102 gene encoding MDIS1-interacting receptor like kinase 2, whose translation MANQQNCVSYAILVTWVLLVCSCEASFALTSEALALLKWKEGLGNQSIIQSWVLSPEDANSGNTSHCKWRGIMCNDAGSVTEINLAYTGLTGTLQDLDFSSFPNLLRLDLKVNKLTGTVPSNIGLLSKLQFLDLSTNSLHGTLPLSLANLTQVYELDVSRNNITGVLDPRLFPDGTGAAKTGLISLKNLLLQTTALGGRIPQEIGNLKYLSLLALDENHFYGPIPRSLGNLSELSILRLSGNLLSGNIPPNLGTLSKLTDLRLLTNKLSGQVPEELGNLSSLTVLHLSENNFTGQLPQQVCQGGKLVNFSAAFNNFSGPIPVSLKNCHSLYRVRLEHNQLTGVVDQDFGVYPNLTYVDLSFNNFRGELSANWGECKNLTVLRIAGNMLSGKIPVEIGQLNSLAVLDLSFNQISGEIPAQLGKLSKLLFLSLKDNWLSGQVPVEIGELSSLQSLDLSMNMLSGPIPYQIGECTRLRLLSLAKNSLNGTIPYQIGNLVASQNLLDLSSNFLTGEIPSQLGKLTSLEQLNLSCNNLSGAIPASLSNMWSLIAVNFSYNNLEGPLPDSNIFRSSQPSAYSNNKDLCSGFVKGLKPCNATPERKNGRNKKNRVVIVVAPLAGGLFLSLAFVGVVGLLHPWSSRNFSKDGSKSSSTEDPFSMCYFNGRIVYEDIIKATKNFNDTYCIGEGGTGKVYKVEMPGSQILAVKKLNYLGRDGEAERIKSFSYEVAALAELRHRNIVKLHGFCSRGKHIFLVYEFIKNGSLANMLSSDKGAKELDWEKRIRVVKGVAHALNYMHHDCDPPVVHRDISSNNVLLNSELEAHVSDFGTARFLKPDSSNWTTIAGTYGYIAPELACTGVVTEKCDVYSFGVLTLEVMIGKHPGELISYLQSLSSRCIHLDDVLDARLSPPSDQQLADKLSCLLTISLSCLRANPQSRPSMRTVSQLLEIKASSD comes from the exons ATGGCCAACCAGCAAAACTGCGTCTCATATGCGATTTTGGTTACTTGGGTCCTGTTAGTATGTTCCTGTGAAGCAAGCTTCGCCTTAACATCAGAAGCTCTGGCCCTCCTCAAGTGGAAAGAAGGCCTTGGAAATCAGTCAATTATCCAGTCATGGGTACTTTCGCCGGAAGATGCCAATTCCGGCAATACAAGTCATTGCAAATGGAGAGGAATAATGTGCAATGATGCAGGAAGTGTTACTGAAATAAATCTTGCATACACAGGCTTGACAGGTACTCTTCAAGATTTGGATTTCTCTTCCTTCCCCAATCTTCTTCGTCTTGATCTTAAAGTAAACAAACTCACAGGCACCGTTCCATCCAACATTGGCCTACTTTCTAAACTCCAATTCCTTGACCTTTCCACCAATTCTCTTCATGGGACTCTGCCTCTTTCTCTTGCCAATCTCACTCAAGTTTATGAGCTTGACGTGTCTCGAAATAATATTACTGGTGTGCTAGACCCGCGCTTGTTCCCTGATGGAACAGGCGCTGCCAAAACTGGCCTTATTAGCCTAAAGAATTTACTCCTTCAAACTACAGCGCTTGGTGGCAGGATTCCTCAGGAAATAGGAAACCTGAAATATCTGTCTCTTCTAGCTCTAGATGAGAATCATTTTTATGGTCCCATCCCTCGATCTTTAGGAAATTTGAGTGAGTTATCCATTCTACGCCTTTCCGGCAATCTCTTATCTGGGAACATCCCACCAAATTTAGGCACATTAAGCAAGCTAACTGATTTGCGCTTGTTGACGAACAAACTGTCCGGCCAGGTGCCTGAAGAATTGGGCAATCTTTCATCTTTAACTGTTCTACACCTTTCTGAGAATAACTTCACCGGCCAATTGCCACAACAAGTGTGCCAAGGTGGAAAGCTAGTCAACTTCTCAGCTGCCTTCAACAATTTCTCTGGGCCAATTCCAGTCAGCCTAAAAAACTGCCACTCCTTGTACAGAGTTAGGCTTGAACACAACCAACTCACCGGAGTTGTAGACCAAGATTTTGGTGTGTATCCaaatctcacttatgttgaccTAAGTTTCAACAATTTTAGAGGTGAGCTCTCTGCTAACTGGGGAGAATGCAAAAACCTCACAGTTCTCAGAATTGCTGGGAATATGTTGAGCGGCAAAATCCCTGTTGAGATTGGTCAGCTGAACTCGCTAGCAGTTCTTGACCTCTCTTTCAATCAGATTTCCGGAGAGATACCGGCGCAACTCGGAAAATTATCCAAACTGTTGTTTCTAAGCCTGAAAGATAACTGGCTTTCAGGTCAGGTGCCAGTGGAAATTGGAGAACTATCCAGTCTGCAGTCTCTGGACCTCTCTATGAACATGCTGAGTGGACCGATTCCATATCAAATAGGCGAATGCACTAGACTTCGATTGTTAAGCTTGGCCAAGAATAGCTTGAACGGGACAATCCCATATCAAATTGGTAATCTTGTAGCTTCACAAAATTTGCTAGATTTGAGCTCTAATTTTCTCACTGGAGAAATCCCTTCTCAGCTCGGGAAGCTTACGAGTTTAGAACAACTGAATCTATCCTGCAATAATCTTAGTGGTGCAATTCCTGCTTCTCTTAGCAATATGTGGAGTTTGATTGCTGTTAACTTCTCATACAACAATTTAGAGGGTCCACTTCCTGATAGCAACATCTTCCGTTCATCCCAGCCCAGTGCTTATAGCAACAACAAAGACTTATGCAGTGGATTTGTCAAAGGTCTGAAACCCTGCAATGCCACACCTGAGAGAAAGAATGGGCGGAATAAGAAAAACAGAGTTGTAATTGTTGTTGCTCCGTTAGCAGGTGGGCTATTTCTTTCACTTGCATTTGTTGGTGTTGTTGGACTTCTCCACCCATGGAGCTCAAGAAATTTTTCAAAAGATGGAAGCAAATCAAGCAGCACGGAAGATCCATTCTCGATGTGCTATTTCAATGGGAGGATTGTGTATGAAGATATCATTAAAGCCACAAAAAACTTCAATGACACGTACTGTATAGGAGAGGGGGGAACTGGGAAGGTTTACAAAgtggaaatgccaggttcgcaAATATTAGCTGTGAAGAAGCTGAATTATCTGGGCAGGGATGGAGAAGCTGAGAGGATAAAAAGTTTTAGCTATGAGGTAGCAGCTTTAGCAGAGCTGCGCCATCGTAACATTGTGAAACTCCATGGATTCTGCTCTCGAGGAAAGCATATATTTTTGGTTTATGAGTTCATAAAAAATGGTAGCTTAGCTAATATGCTAAGCAGCGACAAAGGAGCCAAGGAGTTGGATTGGGAAAAGAGGATTAGAGTTGTTAAAGGTGTAGCTCATGCTTTAAATTACATGCATCATGACTGTGATCCACCTGTTGTTCATCGAGACATATCGAGCAACAATGTCCTATTGAACTCTGAACTTGAGGCTCATGTTTCAGATTTTGGCACTGCCAGGTTTTTGAAGCCTGATTCATCCAACTGGACAACAATTGCAGGCACGTATGGCTACATTGCTCCAG AGCTTGCTTGCACGGGCGTGGTGACTGAGAAATGTGATGTTTATAGCTTTGGTGTTCTGACATTAGAAGTTATGATTGGAAAGCATCCAGGGGAACTCATATCCTATCTACAATCATTGAGTAGCCGATGCATCCACTTGGATGATGTGTTAGATGCACGTCTCTCGCCACCGTCAGACCAACAACTTGCTGATAAATTGTCCTGTCTGTTAACTATCTCTCTCTCATGTTTGCGAGCCAATCCTCAATCTCGACCATCCATGAGAACTGTATCTCAGCTCCTTGAAATCAAGGCCAGTTCTGATTAG